The Candidatus Methylomirabilota bacterium DNA window TCCTCGAGGTCCTCGACCCCGAGCAGAACGTGTCGTTCCGCGACCACTACCTCGACGTGCCGTTCGACCTGTCGCGCGTCCTGTTCGTGACGACGGCGAACGTGCTCGACACGGTGCCCGCGGCGCTGCGCGACCGCATGGAGGTTCTCCCGCTCGCCGGCTACACCGAGGAGGAGAAGATCGCGATCGCGCAGAAGCACCTCGTCCCGAAGCAGGCGCGCGCGCACGGGCTCGAGCCCGGGACGGACGTCGCGTTCACCCCGGAGGCGCTCCGGCTCCTGGCCCGCGGCTACACGCGCGAGGCCGGCGTGCGGAGCCTCGAGCGCGAGATCGCGAGCGTCTGCCGCAAGCTCGCGCGCCGGCGCGCGGAGGGGCACGCACAGCCCGTCCAGGTCACGCCGGACCTCGTCACGTCGTTCCTCGGCGTGCCCCGGTTCGAGCTCGAGGAGCTCGAGGAGCGGACGCGCGTGCCCGGCGTGTCGATCGGGCTCGCGTGGACGCCGGCGGGCGGCGACATCCTGTTCGTCGAGGCGACGCGGATGAAGGGCAAGGGCGGGTTCACCCTCACAGGGCAGCTCGGCGACGTCATGAAGGAGTCGGCGCAGGCCGCGCTCTCCTGGGTGCGCTCGCACGCCGGCGCCCTCGGCATCGATCCCGACTTCTGGGAGACGTCCGACGTCCACGTCCACGTCCCGGCCGGCGCCATCCCAAAGGACGGCCCGTCGGCCGGCGTCACGATGACGGCCGCGCTCGTCTCGCTCCTCACGGGCCGCCGCGTGCGCGCGGGCCTCGCGATGACAGGCGAGGTGAGCCTGGCCGGCCGCGTGCTCCCGGTCGGCGGCATCAAGGAGAAGGTGCTGGCGGCCCACCGCGTCGGCGTCCGCACGCTGATCCTGCCGAAGCGGAACGAGAAGAACCTGCTCGAAGACGTGCCGCCGGCGGTGCGGGATGCGCTGACGATCCATCTCGTGGACGCCGTGGAGGACGTCATCCGGCTCGCGCTGGAGGCCGCACCGGCGCCCGCCGCACCGCGCTCACCGGCGTTCGCGCCCTGACTTTCCGGAACCCGGTGAATCGCGCCTTGACAGGGGTACGAGGGCGTCCGCTACCATGAACGGGTGAGACGCTTGCTGCTGTCCCTGGGTGCGGTCGCCGCCCTCGCGACCGCGTCACCGGCCGACGCCGAGATGTACAGGCTCCGCGGCGCGGACGGCAGCGTCCACTTCACGAACGCCCCGACCGATCCGCGCTACCGCCGCATGGGCATCGGCTCCGGGACCTCCGCGGGATGGCTCAGGGTGCCCGGCGGCGACCCCGCGGGGTACACGACGGAGATCCGCGAGGCCGCGGAGCGCTACGGGGTGCCCGAGAAGCTGGTGAGCGCGGTCATCCGCGTCGAGTCCGCGTTCAACCCGCGCGCGGTGTCGCGGAGCGGCGCCCGGGGCCTCATGCAGCTCATGCCCGAGACGGCGTCGGTCCTCGGCGTGCGCAACAGCTTCGATCCGCGCCAGAACATCGACGGCGGCGTCCGCCACCTGCGCGCGATGCTCACGCGCTTCCCGAACAACCTGCCGCTGGCACTCGCGGCGTACAACGCGGGCGACAGGGCGGTGTACGCCTACCAGGGGATCCCGCCGTACGTGGAGACGCGCGACTACGTGTCCCGCGTCCTCCACCTCTTCGACGGGAATCTGGACGGCCTCTCGCACACCGCCGTGTACCGTCGCATCGAGAACGACGGCACGATCACCTACACGAACATCCCGCCCCGGGGCCGCCGCGACTAGCGGCGCCGGGCCGGGGACCCGCCGGCCCTAGCGAAGCAGCTTCGAGATCTCGCGGAAGGCGTCCGTGTCGGCGCGCCCGAGGAGCTGGAACACGACCGTCTCGGTCGCCGTGACGACGGCGCCGGCCTGCCGGACCTGCGCGAGCCCGAGGTCGAAGTTCGCGGACGTGCGCGAGCAGACCGCGTCGGCGACGACGGACACCCGGAAGCCCTGGCGCAGCAGGTCGAGCGCGGTGAGCAGGACGCACACGTGCGCCTCGATCCCGGTGAGGATGACCGGCTCGGCGCCGAGCGCCTTGAGGCGGCCCGTGAACCCGTCGGCGCCGCAGCACGAGAACGCGGTCTTCTCGAGCGGCGTCACGTCGTCGAGGAGCGCACGCAGCTCGGGCAGCGTCCGGCCGAGGCCGCGCGGGTACTGCTCCGTGACGACGACGGGAACGGCGAGGCGCCGCGCGGCCGCGCCGAGGATCTTGATGTTGCGGATCGTGTCGTCGCGAAGCTCGGCGTCCATGGCGTTGAACAGCCGCTCCTGCACGTCGATGATCACGAGGACCGGCTGCTGCGGCATGCCCCCTCCAGCGGGGTGGGTTCGATCGCGCCCTATCTTCTCACGCGCGCCAGGCGCGGTCGA harbors:
- a CDS encoding lytic transglycosylase domain-containing protein, translated to MRRLLLSLGAVAALATASPADAEMYRLRGADGSVHFTNAPTDPRYRRMGIGSGTSAGWLRVPGGDPAGYTTEIREAAERYGVPEKLVSAVIRVESAFNPRAVSRSGARGLMQLMPETASVLGVRNSFDPRQNIDGGVRHLRAMLTRFPNNLPLALAAYNAGDRAVYAYQGIPPYVETRDYVSRVLHLFDGNLDGLSHTAVYRRIENDGTITYTNIPPRGRRD
- a CDS encoding hydrolase, translating into MPQQPVLVIIDVQERLFNAMDAELRDDTIRNIKILGAAARRLAVPVVVTEQYPRGLGRTLPELRALLDDVTPLEKTAFSCCGADGFTGRLKALGAEPVILTGIEAHVCVLLTALDLLRQGFRVSVVADAVCSRTSANFDLGLAQVRQAGAVVTATETVVFQLLGRADTDAFREISKLLR